Within Candidatus Bathyarchaeota archaeon, the genomic segment CTTAACACAATAATTTTTTTTATCGTTTTCTAATGAGTTGATTGCTTGTTTGGGTATTCAATCAGCCCACGGTATTTTGTGTTTTCGAATTTCTGTGCCAGTTTAAGGTCAAGAGTAAGCAATCGAATATCTAAATTATCCGCAAGCGACAGAAAAGAAGCATCATAAACAGCAATATTATATTTCAACGCTAATGCAATAGCGTCAACGATAACCTCGCCAAAACTGTGCACACCAAAAAGGTTCATGATTTCAAGGGCTTTGGTGAACGCTTTTTCAGCCCCTTTAGCGGTCAGTTCAGTCGATGCTTTACATTTTATGGCGTTGGCAACTTCATAATAACTAAAATCCAAAATGTGAAGAAAAGTGTGCTCTGAAATTTTTTTTAGAGCCCAATCAGAATGTTCCTCGGGGATAACTAGAGCTATGATAACTGATGAATCCACGACTACTTCAGTGACCATGGTCGCGGTCTTCCCTGATTATATCGGCAGAAGGTGTTGTGTTACCGATTTTTTTGTATAACTCTTGCCTAAACACAGTAACTTCAGCTAGTACTTTGGCTAGTTTTTTCCTTTTTACCATTTGTTCCAGATACGCCCGCACATCCTCTGCGTAGTCGGGGTTGAGTTGTTGAAGTTCCTTTTTTAGTTCTTTTGGAACTCTTATCGCAATTACATCGCTCATGTAAACAATTTATGTAAACAGTAGATATAAACATGTTGTAAACATTTTGTTAACAAAAACGTTACAGGACACCGAGAAGCAGAGCGACCGCCATAACCACAAGCACCACTCCGCTGACTTTTGGTATGTACTTCTCGTAGCGGCTGATGCGGTCTTTAACACGCTCATACATCTTCATACCCAGCAACGTAACGCCTATAAGGCCCACAGCCACCGCCAACCCATAAGCCACCATCAACAACAACGGACTAACACCACCCACCGCCAAAGCCAACAGGGCAAACTCCTCCTCATGCGCAAAGCCCAAAACAAAGGCGCAGCTCGCAAGCTTCCAAAGCGACATGTTTAGACGTTTAGGGTGCAGGTGCTCATGATTATGTAAGCCAACCTCTGCGTGTTCGTGTTCATGCGTGTGGGTTAAATCGCAGGCGTTGTCGTGGAAGTGTCCATGCTGCTCCGCCAAGTCCGAGTGTACTTTTTCGGTAAACAATTTAATTGCTAAAATTATCAGTACAGCGGCCGCGATGTAAGTTAAAATCGGGCTTGAAAAATCGTAGAACACACTAACTACTACGTAGATTAAAACCACCGCGATAGAAGAGGCGAAATGAGCCAGCGAAAGTATGCCTGAACTCACAAACGCGTAGAACATCGGTCGGGTGGTTTTTGCAGAGTAAAGCAACGCTAAAGGCCAGCCGTGCCCCGGCTCCAACCCATGTAGCAACCCGATGACGATTACGCCGATTATGGAAGCCTCAATTGCAGTCATTGCTCAACCTACTTTTCAGATTTTGTTGTTCCCAAGAGCTGGAGAATTTCTTTTCTTGCTTCCCCGATTGTTAGGGGTAGTTTCTCGTCGATGGGCAAGTTGTCTTCTTTCTTTAGGACCTCAAAGAGGTGTGTTAATCGTGGGGCACGCAGATTCACTTTACGTATCAGTTCTGCATCGGAGAAGAGGTCTTTAGGTGCACCTTCGGAGACGAGTTTTCCTTTGCTGAGGATGTAGAGTTTGTTGGCGAACAGTGGCACCATGTCAACGTCATGCGTGGCCAGCAAAAGTGTGATTCGTTTTTCTTTGTTAAGACGTAAAAGTAAGTGCAGAATGTCGCTTGTGGCTCGTGGGTCAAGGTTAGATGTGGGCTCATCCATAATTATGACTTCAGGCTCCATCGCAAGCACACCAGCTAATGCAACACGTTTTTTTTGGCCCAAACTGAGAAAATGCGGAGGCTTCTCCTTAAACTCCAACATACCAACAGTTTCCAGCGCATCATCAACGACTTTTTTAACCTGCTCAGGGGGTTGCCCAAGGTTTAAGGGACCAAAAGCAACGTCCTGTTTTACGGTTGGAGCAAAGAGTTGATCGTTTGGGTCCTGAAAGACAAAACCCACTCTTCTTCTGAGTTGAAGCAACGATTTGGAGTCGTATTTTAAGGGTTGATCTTGATAGTAAATTTGCCCAGAAGTGGGTTTTAGGATGCCGTTTAGGTGGTTTAGGAGCGTGGTTTTTCCTGAGCCGTTGGTTCCTAAAAGGGCAATCCTGTCGCCAGTCTCGAAACTGAGCGAAACATTGTCTAAGGCGATTGTACCATCTGAGTATTGATGCACGAGGTTTTCGAGGCGAAACAGCATTTCAACTATACAACTCCAAAGTAGAGCAATAAAAAGATTACAACTGCAAATACAACATCAAACAAAACTATGGCTATGATGGCTGATTTTTTTGGGCTGGGAAGCTCTTCAAGTAACCTGATGTTACCGTCGTAGCCTCTGGCGCTCATTGCGGTAAACGTTCGTTCACCTTGTTCTAGAGTTCGGATGAAAAGGTTGCCCGCAAGTAGAGCTAGTGAGCGGATTCGCCTCATAGCGCTGGAGTGCCCCAGTCTAAGGCTTTGAGCAGTGTTCATTTTAGAGGAAACTTCCATGAAGACAAAGATGTAACGGTAGATGAGCAAAGAAAGTTCTATGACCACTTTGGGGATTTTGATTTTTCTCAAAGTTACAAAGAGGTCAGTCATTGATGTAGTTAAAACTAAAAAGAAAGTGCAGGTTATGGCCCCTTCAACTCTGAAGAAAGTGGTGATCGCCATTGTTATGCCGTTTTGGTAGATGCTCCAAGTAAACCAAGGGAGAGAAATCTGGGCAATCGTTTCCCCGAAGCCAAAAAACAAGGCGATAATTAAAACACTTAAAATCACAGCTAAAGTGGGATATTCAAGCAAGTGAAAATAAAACTTGGCTGGAATTTTTGCTATAGACAAAAGCAAAATGGTGTTAATTATGAAAATTATTATGGGGATTATCGGGGTCGGAGATGAAACGCTTATAATCAGTGACGAGAGTGCAAAGAAGATTTTTGTTGTTGGGCTATTCTTCGCTATTCCATTCGTGTAAGCGTACCTGTCAATTTCTCCAGATAGATCGTGCTGGTGACTCAACTGCTCAAGTTTCCTATGGTGCCGGGTTCTGCTGTTTTAGTTTTGCTCTTTTTCCCCGCTCATAACCAATAAAGTACCCAATAATAAGGGCACCTATAGCAGCCTGTAAAGAGAAAAGCAGGGTCTCGATTTCACCGCTGGGAGGCTCCCAAATCGATGTAAACCAAGGTTCGTAGCCTTGGTCAGAAATTGCGTTTTCAGCTGAGCTGTCGGCACCGCCGAATTCAGCGTTGGGTAAGATTATCAGGGGTATCGCGAAGAGAATCACAACGGCGACTATTAGGACGATGTAGTATTTTGAGTTCATTGCGTTTTTTCCTCCTGATTGCGCTTTATTGTGGGTAGTTTGATTACTTTCATGGCTGCTAAGAGTTGTCCTTTGTATTTGGCCAAGAAGTCAAACATTATGACTGCCAGTATACCTTCGCCGATGGCTAGTGGGATTTGGGTTATCGCGAAGATACCGCCGAACTTGATGAATGCATCCATGAAGCCTACTGCGGTGGGGAAAGCAAGGGCAAGTTGGGCAGAAGTAATGACGTAGGTAAACAAGTCACCTAAGAAGGCTGCGAGAAAAATTCCTACTGAAGAAGGAAGGTTTGTCCTCTTTGCAACTTTCCATATTCCATAAGCTAAAAATGGCCCAGCTATACCCATTGAAAAAACGTTAGCTCCAAGAGTGGTCAAACCGCCATGAGCCAGCAGTAAAGCTTGGAAAATCAATACGATTACTGAAAGTACGGAAGTGATCCATGGGCCAACAATTACGGCGGCTAAACCTGTTCCAGTGGGATGTGAGGTGCTGCCCGTTACGGAGGGTAGTTTCAGCGATGATAACACGAAGATGAAGGCTCCCATTAGCGCCAGAAGCGGCTTTGCTTCGGGGATTTGTTTTGCGATTTTTGTGAGTTTATATATGCCAAAGGCAACAAACGGGATTGCTATTGCGAACCAGATTTCCCACCATGGATGGGGGAGGAAGCCTTCCATTATGTGCATTGTTTAACCTCTATTTGTTGGATAATCCAGCCAACTGGCGTATAAATCTTCGTTCAACCAAAGTTAACAAGAGGTTGAATAGGCAGATTTCAACATGAAATCAGCTGTCTTTCACGTGCCCAGTAAGAGCAGTATGCTCAAGCAAACCAGCCAACTTATCCTTCGAAACATTAAGCAAAGAAGGCAAATCGGAGGGGTGCTTAACAAAAACTGCGCCGCCCACCTTCAAATCCCGCATAAGCGCCGTCGCACGTCCTCCCGTAAAATCGCGGCTTTCGATAGGAACCTCATCGATAACATAAACAGGTATGCCGCGTTGGAGCGCTTCTTTTGCTGCATCCAAATTCCGCAAGTTCCCCAAACCAAACGGAACCGAAGTCAAAACCACCATACTCGCGTTGCATATCATTTCCAAGTTTGCAAAATACGTCTCATCATTTATAGCTGAAAACGGTGCTTCCGCTACGACTGGGATTTTAAGCATTTCACAGGCTTCAAAGTCTGAATCCAGCTGGTTCAAGACACCCGCAGTAACCGAGTAACCCTCATCAACAAGCGTCTTCATCAGCATCGTTCCGGTACCTGCTCCGCAAATCAGG encodes:
- a CDS encoding type II toxin-antitoxin system VapC family toxin — translated: MVTEVVVDSSVIIALVIPEEHSDWALKKISEHTFLHILDFSYYEVANAIKCKASTELTAKGAEKAFTKALEIMNLFGVHSFGEVIVDAIALALKYNIAVYDASFLSLADNLDIRLLTLDLKLAQKFENTKYRGLIEYPNKQSTH
- a CDS encoding antitoxin — encoded protein: MSDVIAIRVPKELKKELQQLNPDYAEDVRAYLEQMVKRKKLAKVLAEVTVFRQELYKKIGNTTPSADIIREDRDHGH
- a CDS encoding nickel/cobalt transporter, which translates into the protein MTAIEASIIGVIVIGLLHGLEPGHGWPLALLYSAKTTRPMFYAFVSSGILSLAHFASSIAVVLIYVVVSVFYDFSSPILTYIAAAVLIILAIKLFTEKVHSDLAEQHGHFHDNACDLTHTHEHEHAEVGLHNHEHLHPKRLNMSLWKLASCAFVLGFAHEEEFALLALAVGGVSPLLLMVAYGLAVAVGLIGVTLLGMKMYERVKDRISRYEKYIPKVSGVVLVVMAVALLLGVL
- a CDS encoding ATP-binding cassette domain-containing protein: MLFRLENLVHQYSDGTIALDNVSLSFETGDRIALLGTNGSGKTTLLNHLNGILKPTSGQIYYQDQPLKYDSKSLLQLRRRVGFVFQDPNDQLFAPTVKQDVAFGPLNLGQPPEQVKKVVDDALETVGMLEFKEKPPHFLSLGQKKRVALAGVLAMEPEVIIMDEPTSNLDPRATSDILHLLLRLNKEKRITLLLATHDVDMVPLFANKLYILSKGKLVSEGAPKDLFSDAELIRKVNLRAPRLTHLFEVLKKEDNLPIDEKLPLTIGEARKEILQLLGTTKSEK
- the cbiQ gene encoding cobalt ECF transporter T component CbiQ; this translates as MSHQHDLSGEIDRYAYTNGIAKNSPTTKIFFALSSLIISVSSPTPIIPIIIFIINTILLLSIAKIPAKFYFHLLEYPTLAVILSVLIIALFFGFGETIAQISLPWFTWSIYQNGITMAITTFFRVEGAITCTFFLVLTTSMTDLFVTLRKIKIPKVVIELSLLIYRYIFVFMEVSSKMNTAQSLRLGHSSAMRRIRSLALLAGNLFIRTLEQGERTFTAMSARGYDGNIRLLEELPSPKKSAIIAIVLFDVVFAVVIFLLLYFGVV
- a CDS encoding energy-coupling factor ABC transporter substrate-binding protein; the protein is MNSKYYIVLIVAVVILFAIPLIILPNAEFGGADSSAENAISDQGYEPWFTSIWEPPSGEIETLLFSLQAAIGALIIGYFIGYERGKRAKLKQQNPAP
- a CDS encoding energy-coupling factor ABC transporter permease, with amino-acid sequence MHIMEGFLPHPWWEIWFAIAIPFVAFGIYKLTKIAKQIPEAKPLLALMGAFIFVLSSLKLPSVTGSTSHPTGTGLAAVIVGPWITSVLSVIVLIFQALLLAHGGLTTLGANVFSMGIAGPFLAYGIWKVAKRTNLPSSVGIFLAAFLGDLFTYVITSAQLALAFPTAVGFMDAFIKFGGIFAITQIPLAIGEGILAVIMFDFLAKYKGQLLAAMKVIKLPTIKRNQEEKTQ